A genomic stretch from Moraxella nasicaprae includes:
- a CDS encoding rubredoxin, translating into MKRYQCIVCGWIYDEELGCPEEGLAPGTRWEDIPDDWTCPECGVGKLDFEMVEI; encoded by the coding sequence ATGAAAAGATATCAATGTATTGTTTGCGGCTGGATTTATGATGAGGAACTTGGCTGCCCAGAAGAAGGCTTGGCACCTGGTACTCGTTGGGAAGATATTCCAGACGACTGGACCTGCCCAGAATGTGGTGTAGGCAAGCTGGACTTTGAAATGGTAGAAATCTAA
- a CDS encoding tRNA (guanine-N(7)-)-methyltransferase: MSLSHHFAREFHWQYLHAPKGVVLTQTNRPLYLEIGAGKGKHALLFAKNNPQAQLLAVERTSEKFAAFDKRFDQHAPDNLQAIHADAIAFCVHFIEPNSLAGVFLLYPNPEPHNKNQRWLNMPFFEFLLSRMQAGASIVLASNIASYIDEACDLLDAVWLLPYQKRTIEPSSARTHFEIKYLARGELCQELTITKPAGYRTRFDEIGAVGTQTR; encoded by the coding sequence ATGTCACTTAGCCACCATTTTGCCAGAGAGTTTCATTGGCAATATCTGCACGCCCCCAAAGGCGTGGTTTTAACCCAGACGAATCGACCTTTGTATTTGGAGATTGGTGCTGGCAAAGGTAAGCACGCTTTATTATTTGCCAAAAATAATCCGCAGGCACAGTTGCTGGCGGTGGAACGCACCAGTGAAAAATTTGCTGCATTTGATAAACGGTTTGACCAGCATGCACCAGACAATCTGCAAGCCATTCATGCTGATGCCATTGCGTTTTGTGTGCATTTTATTGAGCCAAATTCATTGGCAGGCGTGTTCTTGTTGTACCCCAATCCAGAGCCGCACAATAAAAATCAACGCTGGCTGAATATGCCATTTTTTGAATTTTTATTATCTCGTATGCAGGCAGGGGCGAGTATTGTGTTGGCAAGCAACATTGCCAGCTATATTGATGAGGCTTGTGATTTGCTGGATGCTGTTTGGTTGTTGCCTTATCAAAAACGCACGATTGAGCCATCATCAGCACGAACGCATTTTGAGATTAAATATCTGGCAAGAGGCGAGCTTTGTCAAGAATTGACGATTACCAAACCAGCAGGATATCGCACCCGATTTGATGAGATTGGGGCGGTTGGCACGCAGACAAGATGA
- a CDS encoding ABC1 kinase family protein — translation MSQPLDKLKTSPFQRQLSIAKTSLNIGKNWAKSSVGGLLLSKEQRAIQKHQLLQEQADYLVSELGKLKGSVVKVGQMLALYGEHFLPKEVLNALHTLDASTTPLAWQVIEHSIRQELGDRIDDFDIERTPLGTASLAQVHKAVHKFTGRQVVLKVQYPNVANSINSDLAIFKNLLKITNAVPQTKALDDWFYEINHLLHKEVDYRLEANTTKRFARYLADDERYIVPTIYDNYSTDRLICMSFEAGVSLNDESLTTLPQSRKNALGHAAIEIVLRELFEWGEMQTDPNFGNYLVRHEDGIDKLVLLDFGAIKQFDEHLLTIAKGLIQAGYQQDKTLMMSAMTGYPFFDHLNGKPKSDMAEVFLMACEPFAKPSTLDSQRLDDTGSYRWAGSDLYARVMAHAKQGMQSLEFSLPPKEMMFISRKFIGAYALLVALDARTDGDALMAPFMTAQTAKTDTLT, via the coding sequence ATGAGTCAGCCACTTGATAAACTAAAAACCAGCCCATTCCAACGCCAGCTATCCATCGCCAAAACCTCGCTCAATATCGGTAAAAACTGGGCAAAATCAAGCGTGGGCGGACTACTGCTCAGCAAAGAACAAAGAGCCATTCAAAAACATCAGCTACTCCAAGAACAAGCTGACTATTTGGTTAGCGAACTTGGCAAACTTAAAGGGTCTGTGGTGAAAGTTGGTCAGATGCTGGCGTTATATGGCGAGCATTTTTTGCCCAAAGAAGTGCTAAATGCCCTGCACACACTTGATGCTAGTACAACGCCTTTGGCTTGGCAAGTCATCGAACACAGCATTCGTCAGGAGCTGGGCGATAGGATTGATGATTTTGACATTGAACGCACACCACTTGGTACAGCCAGTTTGGCACAGGTGCATAAGGCGGTGCATAAGTTCACAGGCAGACAGGTCGTCCTAAAAGTACAATACCCCAATGTAGCAAATTCCATCAATTCAGACCTTGCTATTTTTAAAAATTTATTAAAAATTACCAATGCCGTTCCTCAGACTAAGGCACTAGACGATTGGTTTTATGAAATCAATCATCTGTTGCACAAAGAAGTGGATTATCGCCTAGAAGCCAACACCACCAAGCGATTTGCTCGATATTTGGCAGACGATGAACGCTACATCGTACCGACCATTTATGATAATTATAGCACCGACCGCTTGATTTGCATGAGCTTTGAAGCTGGGGTCTCGCTCAATGATGAAAGCCTGACCACACTGCCTCAATCTCGAAAAAATGCCTTAGGACACGCTGCCATTGAGATTGTGCTAAGGGAGCTATTTGAATGGGGAGAAATGCAGACAGACCCAAATTTTGGTAATTATTTGGTGCGACATGAAGATGGCATTGATAAGCTGGTATTGCTTGACTTTGGTGCGATTAAACAATTTGATGAACATCTGCTTACCATTGCCAAAGGACTGATTCAGGCAGGCTATCAGCAGGATAAAACCCTGATGATGTCAGCGATGACTGGCTATCCATTCTTTGACCATCTCAACGGCAAGCCAAAATCCGACATGGCAGAGGTGTTTTTGATGGCATGCGAACCCTTTGCCAAGCCAAGCACCCTAGATTCACAACGCCTTGATGATACAGGCAGTTATCGATGGGCAGGCAGTGATTTGTACGCCCGTGTGATGGCACACGCCAAGCAAGGCATGCAGTCATTGGAATTTAGCCTGCCCCCCAAAGAGATGATGTTCATCAGTCGAAAATTCATCGGAGCGTACGCTTTACTGGTTGCTCTTGATGCTAGAACCGATGGCGACGCACTCATGGCACCATTCATGACTGCCCAAACCGCCAAAACTGATACTCTTACTTAG
- the purD gene encoding phosphoribosylamine--glycine ligase → MNILVLGTGGREHALAWACAKDERVRTVFVAKGNAGTATEPKLQNVDLDIANHEQLITFCQNNDVAFVLVGPEAPLVAGVVDDLRQAGIAIWGPTQYCAQLEGSKAFAKAFMKQHNIPTAFYEVFTDAHAAKDYIVAKGTPIVIKADGLAAGKGVIVATNQEEAFAAVDDMLADNKFGDAGSRVVIEEFLAGEEASFICMIDGKNILPMATSQDHKRIFEGDLGANTGGMGAYSPAPVVTPSVHDKVIERIIRPVVDAMANHGTPYTGFLYAGLMIDECGNPQVIEFNCRFGDPETQPIMMRLESSLVHLIEQGLAGNLPAHADWSKQVALGVVLASRGYPESSSKGDVITGLSTNNPAIKVFHAGTKQVDGNIVTDGGRVLCVTALADDIATAQTTSLEAIKDIHFDGMQYRRDIGWRAINR, encoded by the coding sequence ATGAATATCTTGGTCTTGGGTACAGGTGGACGAGAGCACGCCTTAGCTTGGGCGTGTGCCAAAGATGAACGAGTACGCACTGTCTTTGTTGCCAAAGGTAATGCTGGTACAGCCACTGAGCCAAAACTACAAAATGTCGATTTGGACATCGCCAATCATGAACAGCTCATCACATTTTGCCAAAACAACGATGTTGCTTTCGTGCTGGTTGGCCCAGAAGCACCTTTGGTTGCTGGCGTGGTTGATGATTTGCGTCAGGCTGGCATTGCCATTTGGGGGCCAACACAATATTGTGCTCAGCTGGAAGGCTCAAAAGCTTTTGCCAAAGCCTTTATGAAACAGCACAACATTCCCACCGCTTTTTATGAAGTCTTCACCGATGCTCATGCTGCCAAAGACTACATCGTTGCCAAAGGCACGCCCATTGTCATCAAGGCAGACGGTCTGGCGGCTGGCAAGGGTGTGATTGTCGCCACCAATCAAGAGGAAGCATTTGCTGCCGTAGATGATATGTTGGCGGACAATAAATTTGGCGATGCTGGCAGTCGTGTCGTCATCGAAGAATTTTTGGCTGGCGAGGAGGCCTCATTCATCTGCATGATTGATGGCAAAAATATCCTACCAATGGCAACCAGCCAAGACCACAAACGCATCTTTGAGGGCGACTTGGGGGCAAATACTGGTGGCATGGGTGCATATTCCCCTGCTCCTGTTGTTACTCCGTCAGTACATGATAAAGTCATTGAGCGTATCATTCGTCCTGTGGTTGATGCAATGGCAAATCATGGCACGCCTTATACAGGCTTTTTATATGCAGGCTTGATGATTGATGAATGTGGCAATCCACAAGTCATTGAATTTAACTGCCGATTTGGCGACCCTGAGACGCAGCCCATCATGATGCGACTAGAAAGCTCTTTGGTACATCTGATTGAACAGGGCTTGGCAGGCAATCTACCTGCTCATGCCGACTGGTCGAAACAGGTTGCCTTAGGTGTAGTGCTTGCCAGTCGTGGCTACCCAGAAAGTAGCTCCAAGGGCGATGTCATCACAGGATTGTCCACCAACAATCCTGCCATCAAAGTATTTCATGCTGGCACAAAACAGGTTGATGGCAACATTGTTACCGATGGTGGACGAGTACTGTGCGTCACTGCACTGGCAGATGATATTGCCACCGCACAAACCACCTCCCTAGAAGCCATCAAAGACATTCACTTTGATGGCATGCAATATCGTCGTGATATTGGCTGGCGTGCCATCAATCGATGA
- a CDS encoding alpha/beta fold hydrolase produces MMTSTPFHAQPRTPPDSWQRFGQIDWYPSDLSDHLYQAIIDIGDGIQLCVEAGGNPDNPVIIFVAGLGSQMLFWSDDFLKLFMEAGFFVIRFDNRDTGLSSKIQIDGLPRLNPLKMMLKMQAGLSNRQEQVAYTLTDMAEDVARLTKTLQLSQVNLVGASMGGMIAQIVAARYPKYIQNLILLFSTSNRAFLRPPNPKQFMTFIRRPESHSQRDMVRHSVWFMTAVGSPGHLDIKGTRAIAEKRYQRNFHPLGVSQQLTAILASGSILRFSKQIKAKTLIIHGDKDGLLPASHGKLLAKTIPNASFTLVQGLGHDLPAYYHAHLVDLISRHCR; encoded by the coding sequence ATGATGACCAGCACCCCTTTTCACGCACAGCCACGCACACCGCCCGACTCATGGCAACGATTCGGTCAAATCGATTGGTATCCGTCCGATTTGTCTGACCATCTTTATCAAGCCATCATTGATATTGGCGATGGCATTCAGTTGTGTGTGGAAGCTGGGGGCAATCCTGACAATCCTGTGATTATTTTTGTAGCAGGACTTGGTTCTCAGATGTTATTTTGGTCAGATGATTTTTTAAAATTATTCATGGAGGCTGGTTTTTTTGTCATTCGTTTTGACAACAGAGACACAGGATTGTCCAGCAAAATTCAGATTGACGGTCTGCCCAGACTCAATCCTCTAAAAATGATGCTCAAAATGCAAGCAGGATTGTCCAATCGCCAAGAACAAGTCGCCTATACACTCACCGACATGGCAGAGGATGTAGCTCGCCTGACTAAGACCTTGCAGCTTAGTCAAGTCAATCTGGTCGGTGCATCGATGGGCGGCATGATTGCCCAAATCGTTGCTGCACGCTACCCCAAATATATCCAAAATCTGATTTTATTATTCAGCACATCCAATAGAGCATTTTTAAGACCGCCCAATCCCAAGCAATTCATGACTTTCATTCGTCGTCCCGAAAGTCATTCTCAAAGAGACATGGTACGCCATAGCGTCTGGTTCATGACCGCTGTTGGTTCGCCAGGTCATTTGGACATCAAAGGCACTCGTGCCATTGCCGAAAAACGCTACCAAAGAAATTTTCACCCATTAGGCGTATCTCAACAGCTCACCGCCATCTTAGCATCTGGTTCTATTTTAAGATTTAGCAAACAAATCAAAGCAAAAACCCTCATCATTCACGGCGATAAAGATGGGCTGCTACCAGCCAGTCATGGCAAACTTCTTGCCAAAACCATTCCCAATGCCAGCTTTACTTTGGTGCAAGGTTTGGGGCATGATTTGCCAGCCTACTATCATGCACATTTGGTGGATTTAATCAGTCGCCATTGTCGATGA
- a CDS encoding TIGR03862 family flavoprotein, whose product MNKKHIAIVGAGAAGLMAAEVLSSHDDVMVSVYEHKPTAARKILMAGKTGLNISHAEPLDQFVSRYLVHDERLANYVQRFDANAIRAWMLGLGVESFVGSTGRIFPTQMKASVLVRAWLNRLSEAGVAFYYRHGCIDVQGTTLTLVQSDQKGEVIRQFSQDFDAVILACGGGSHAKLGSDGAWQEWFDDEQLTPLYPSNVGVLKDWSSFIEPLYGQAIKRVKAWVQPQHSHQGDIIISHYGLESGLIYRLNHTMRQAMNQEGFVLHLDLLPDKSLDAIIKIVQQNKKQSLNTVLKKLGLDKVKIAVLRECTNKTDWSDFIKMANHIKDLSIKCTGFRPIDEAISTGGGVKWSCLDDDLQCLHQAGLFCAGEMLDWDAPTGGYLLTACFATGRAAAHGVLKFLDVKKS is encoded by the coding sequence ATGAATAAAAAGCACATTGCCATTGTTGGTGCAGGAGCGGCAGGATTGATGGCGGCAGAGGTGTTGTCGTCCCATGATGATGTGATGGTGTCTGTGTATGAGCATAAACCGACTGCCGCTCGTAAGATATTGATGGCTGGTAAGACGGGGCTAAATATCTCACACGCTGAGCCGCTCGACCAGTTTGTCAGTCGCTACTTGGTGCATGATGAGCGATTGGCAAATTATGTTCAACGCTTTGATGCCAATGCCATCAGGGCGTGGATGTTGGGTTTGGGTGTGGAGAGTTTTGTTGGCTCAACTGGACGCATTTTTCCAACGCAGATGAAAGCATCGGTACTGGTGCGAGCGTGGCTAAATCGATTGTCAGAGGCTGGTGTGGCGTTTTATTATCGGCACGGCTGTATTGATGTGCAAGGCACCACCTTAACTTTGGTGCAGTCCGACCAAAAAGGCGAGGTCATCAGGCAATTTTCCCAAGATTTTGATGCCGTGATTTTGGCGTGTGGCGGTGGTTCGCATGCTAAGCTGGGCAGTGATGGGGCGTGGCAAGAGTGGTTTGATGATGAGCAATTAACGCCACTATACCCCAGTAATGTGGGCGTGTTAAAAGACTGGTCATCATTCATTGAGCCGCTGTATGGTCAAGCCATTAAGCGAGTCAAGGCTTGGGTGCAGCCACAGCACAGCCATCAGGGCGATATTATCATCAGCCATTATGGGCTAGAAAGCGGTCTAATTTATCGACTCAATCACACGATGAGACAGGCGATGAATCAGGAGGGTTTTGTGCTGCATTTGGATTTATTGCCCGACAAAAGCCTTGATGCCATCATTAAAATAGTTCAACAAAACAAAAAACAATCCCTTAACACTGTGTTAAAAAAATTAGGACTTGATAAAGTCAAGATTGCCGTTTTGCGAGAATGCACCAATAAAACCGACTGGTCGGATTTTATAAAAATGGCAAATCACATCAAGGATTTATCCATCAAATGCACAGGATTTCGCCCCATTGATGAGGCGATTAGCACAGGCGGCGGTGTGAAATGGTCCTGCTTGGACGATGATTTGCAGTGTTTGCATCAGGCAGGGCTGTTTTGTGCAGGCGAGATGCTTGATTGGGACGCACCGACTGGTGGCTATCTTTTGACCGCCTGTTTTGCCACAGGTCGTGCCGCTGCTCATGGCGTATTAAAATTTCTTGATGTCAAAAAATCTTAA
- a CDS encoding fumarylacetoacetate hydrolase family protein — protein MKTVHFTTGDTAIINNIYCIGRSYAEHISELGNTPTGEPVVFLKPTTALTTANTLTLPSFSNDIHHEVELVLYIGQDVADDAVATVECVQAYGVGLDLTARDIQAKLKEKGLPWTLAKGFKDAAWLSPLTLGTPDVCELFLSVNDEVRQHDTTDKMIFDIAYQLDYLHRHFGLRAGDLIYTGTPKGVGKLTAGDTMTAGINGDKFVLSVA, from the coding sequence ATGAAAACTGTGCATTTTACCACTGGCGATACCGCCATCATCAATAACATCTATTGTATTGGACGCAGTTATGCTGAGCATATCAGCGAACTTGGCAACACGCCAACAGGCGAACCTGTGGTTTTTTTAAAACCAACCACCGCCTTAACCACCGCCAATACCTTGACACTACCCTCCTTTTCAAATGACATTCATCACGAAGTTGAGCTGGTTTTATACATCGGTCAAGATGTGGCTGATGATGCAGTGGCAACCGTTGAATGCGTGCAGGCGTATGGTGTTGGGCTTGATTTGACCGCCAGAGATATTCAAGCCAAACTCAAAGAAAAAGGCTTGCCATGGACGCTTGCCAAAGGATTTAAAGATGCAGCTTGGCTATCTCCTTTAACACTTGGCACGCCTGATGTCTGTGAGCTTTTTTTGTCGGTTAATGACGAAGTTCGTCAGCACGACACCACCGATAAAATGATTTTTGATATTGCTTACCAGCTTGATTATCTGCATCGACATTTTGGTCTAAGAGCAGGTGATTTGATTTATACTGGCACACCAAAGGGCGTGGGTAAACTTACCGCTGGCGACACAATGACAGCAGGCATCAATGGCGATAAATTTGTCCTCTCTGTCGCCTAA